The Zonotrichia albicollis isolate bZonAlb1 chromosome 6, bZonAlb1.hap1, whole genome shotgun sequence genome window below encodes:
- the GREM1 gene encoding gremlin-1, translating into MGDSSALLQFVGRTRHSLSLWTPGQLRAPTPPAPPSDPSLRAPQSPSPHRGAAEPSRAPPPRRMVRTLYAIGALFLLMGFLLPAAEGRKRNRGSQGAIPPPVKDQPNDSEQMQTQQQSGSRHRERGKGTSMPAEEVLESSQEALHITERKYLKRDWCKTQPLKQTIHEEGCNSRTIINRFCYGQCNSFYIPRHVRKEEGSFQSCSFCKPKKFTTMTVTLNCPELQPPRKKKRITRVKECRCISIDLD; encoded by the exons ATGGGAGACAGCTCGGCGCTGCTGCAATTTGTAGGCAGGACCCGACATTCTCTCTCTCTATGGACTCCCGGGCAGCTTCGGGCTCCCACGCCACCCGCTCCACCGAGTGACCCATCGCTCAGAGCCCCGCAGAGCCCCAGCCCGCACCGAGGAGccgccgagccgagccgagccccGCCGCCGCGCAG gatgGTCCGCACGCTGTATGCCATCGGTGCCCTGTTTCTCCTGATGGGGTTTCTGCTGCCAGCGGCCGAAGGGAGAAAGCGGAATCGTGGATCTCAGGGCGCTATCCCTCCTCCTGTCAAGGATCAGCCCAATGATTCGGAGCAgatgcagacacagcagcagtcAGGCTCCAGGCACCGGGAGCGAGGGAAGGGCACCTCGATGCCTGCCGAGGAGGTGCTGGAGTCCAGCCAGGAGGCGCTGCACATCACCGAGCGCAAGTACCTGAAGCGGGACTGGTGCAAAACCCAGCCCCTCAAACAAACTATCCACGAGGAGGGCTGCAACAGCCGCACCATCATCAACAGGTTCTGCTATGGCCAGTGCAATTCCTTCTACATCCCCAGGCACGTCCGTAAAGAGGAAGGCTCCTTCCAGTCTTGTTCCTTCTGCAAGCCCAAGAAATTCACCACTATGACTGTTACACTCAATTGCCCCGAGCTTCAGCCcccaaggaagaaaaaaagaatcacCCGGGTTAAGGAGTGCCGGTGTATATCTATTGACTTGGACTAA